One Archangium violaceum genomic window, GAAGGCCGCCACGTGCGCCGTGGACGCGGGCAGCTGGTGGGCCACCAACCAGTCCTCCAGCGCGAGTTGCAGCTGCAGCGCCTCCGCGTACCGATCATCCGGATCGCGCGCCAGCGCCTTCATGACGATGGCGTCCAGATCCTTCGGCACGCGCGGGTTGATCTGCGAGGGCGGCTGGATGCGGCACTCGGCCACCGCCTGCAGCGTGGCCATGTCGTTGAGACGCTTGAAGAGCCGCATCCCGGTGAGCAGCTCGTACAGCACCACGCCCAGGGCGAAGATGTCCGAGCGGCAGTCCAGCTTCTTCTGCCCGGACGCCTGCTCCGGCGACATGTACGAGTACTTGCCCTTGAGCACCCCCGAGCGCGTCTCGCTGGCCTGGTCCGCCGCCTTGGCGATACCGAAGTCCACCACCTTCACCCGCCCCTCGAACGTCAGGAGGATGTTCTGCGGGGAGATGTCCCGGTGGACGATGTTCAGCGGCTTGCCGTTGGAATCCACCTTCTTGTGCGCATGGTCCAGGCCCGCACAGGCCTCGATCAGGATGCGGCACACCAGCGGGACCGGAATGAGCTGACCGCTGCGCTCCGCGCGCTTCCACACGCGCCGCAGGTCCTCGCCGTGGATGTACTCCATGGCGATGAAGTAGCTGTCGTCCTGCGCCCCCAGATCGTAGATGTCGACGATGTTGGGGTGATCCAACCGGGCGGCGATGCGCGCCTCGGCCAGGAACATCCGGACGAACTCCGCGTTCTCCGCCAGGTGCGGAAGGATGCGCTTGATGACCACCAGCTTCTCGAAGCCCTCGGGGCCCCGCTGGCGCGCGAGGTAGATCTGCGCCATGCCGCCCATCGCGAGCCGCTTGAGGAGCTGGTATTTGCCGTAGTTCTCGATCGACACGGTGCGACATGCCCCCAGCTCCACGGCAGGGAGGCCGTGGATGGAGACACCCGGGCGCGGAAGGCCCCGAGCGTAAGCGCCCCAGCCGGGAGGGTCAAACCTCCCGTCGCACTCTTCCACTCCTACCCCCCACGACGGGCCGGTGCCCGGACCTGCCGGGTCTCCCGCATGAGGGCCTCCAGTTCGTCCAGGTGCCGCTGCAACACCGGCATCAGCAGGGGCGCGGCATCCACCCGGTCGAACAGATCCAACACCCGGTCCACCTTGCGCTCGATCTCCTCGGCCCGGGCCGGGGTGATGCGGCGCAGGAGCAGATCCACCCCCGCCTCCATGAGCACGCGGGCCACCGCGTCGCGGGAGACCAACGGCTCGTCCTGCCGACGCTGCCCGCCCCCCTTGATGACCCTCAGGCCGCCAGGCGAGCGGGCGGGCGAGGACGCGCGACCGGTGAGTGGACGCTCGGAGATGGAGTTGTCGTCGTGCTGTTGAGAGCTCACCGTCGCCTCCTGCTGCGGGGACGACCCCAGGGTACTCAGCATGGGGTGCCCTCCAATTTTCCGGTCAACCGCACAGGCCGGAGCAGAGCTGTAGCACCCGGGGCCGACATGTCGCGCCGGAGGCCGGATTACCGGCTCCGGCGCGATTCCCCCCTCCGCGCGCCACTAGCGGCAGGCGCGGCGGTAGTAGATCTCCACCTTCGCGCCCGGCGCGGGAGCGGAGGAGAAGACAACGCTGTTCGTAACGGCGTCATAGGTCCAGCCGCTCGTCGTCGGAGCGCCATTCACGGTCACGGTGATGCTGCCCGCGTCTGGCTGCTCGCTGAGCGGGAAGCGGTCCTGGGCGGAGAAGGCCTTGTTGGCCACGGCACGCAGCAGGGGCGCGTAGTCGGCCGAGCACACGGAGAGCACTTCTCCACCCGTGCGGGTCGCGGCCTCGGCGTAGCGCGTGCCGGCACCACCCGAGGTGGGGCAGCCCGCGGCCGTGGGCGCGATGGCGTAGATGGTCATGCGCTGCGGCTGGTACTCGCCCTTGCGCGTCTGGAGGAAGCGCACGTAGGTGTCCACGCTGTCGGGCGAGTGATCGTCCTCGTCGCCCATGAAGACGACCACCAGTGCCGCCTCGTCGCGCAGGAAGCCCATGTTGCCGTCGTTCCGCTCGGGCGTGCGCGGATCGTCCGCGCCGTTGACGAGCGGAGGCGACAGGGCCCGCCGCACGGCCTCGAAGCCCTGCTCCACCGCGGCGCACTGGCCCACGTTCACGTTCTGCTGGAGCACCGACGCCAGCCCCGGCGTGTTCTGGGTGAGGATGCGCGGCCGGCTGCCGTCCACCGGGAAGAAGCGGCCCGCTTCACCGCCCTTCGCCCCGCCCGGACAGGCGTCGGTGGCGGCGTCGATGCCGGTGGTGGTGACGGCCACGTGCAGGTCCACGCCCTTGGCCAACGCCGCGTCCGCGAAGGCGGGCATGGCCGACACGATGCGCGGCTGCTCCTCCACCATGGACGCGGTGTTGTCCACCACGAAGAGGACGTCCACCTTGGAGCCGTCCTGCTGGATGAACGTGTCCGTCTTGTCCGCGCGCTTGGAGGACTCGCCAATGAGCGGGACGAGCACCGGCGCGGGCAGATCCGACGTGTCCACGTAGAGCGGCGACAGGTTCAACCCGAACACCTGGGCCTCGTAGCCCACCTCCACGGTGAAGGCATCGCCCGGAGCCAGCGTGAAGGACGTGCCCGGCGCGTCCATCAATGAGAACTCCCCATCCGTCGTGCCCGCGCCGATCCGCACGCCGGACACCAACACCGGCTCCCGGCAGGCGTTGATGTAGTTCACCTCGCGAGGAGCCGGCGGGCAGTCCGGACGCGCCAGGCCGTAGTCCACGAAGCGGGGCGAGGCCACCAGGCACGTGGCCTGCGAGTGGGCCGCCAACGGCACCAGCATCAGCGGGTTGGAGGGATCCGCCTGCTCGAACTGCAACGCGCCCGTGAAGTCACCTCCCCCCGCGGGCGAGAGGAAGGCCACCATGAGGCTGAAGTAGTCCCCCGGCCAGATGACGAGGCCATCCAGCTCACCACCGGGCAGGCTGAACACCCCGCCCCCATCGTCGCGCAGGCGGATGTTCTTCACCGCGCACAGGTCCGAGCCGGTGTTCGCCACCTTCACGCCCAGCACCGCGCCATACCCGGGCGCCACCGTCCCGAAGTCCACCGCCGCCGGCGTGATGGCCACCTGACAGGGAGCGTGCCTCTCCGCGGTGCCCGTGAAGTCCAGCTCCGTGGTTCCTCCCGAGTACACGTCCGTGTTCATCAACAGCCGGCCCGCCGCGGCGCCCTCGCGCGAGGGCTCGTAGAAGACCTTGAAGCTCACCTCCTCGCCGGGCAGCAGCCGGTGCGGCAGCGTCATCGGCGACACGTTGAACTGGACATCCGAGTCCGGGTGCCCGTCCAGCGAGTGGAACTCGAGCGCGTAGAGGGTGAGCGGGCCACCGTTGGAGGCGCCGCAGTTCTTCACGTTGACGACCACCGCCGTCTTCGAGCCGATCGGCTGGCGCCCGAAGTCATGGGTGAGCGGCGACACGCACAGCTCCGCCGCGCCGCCGAACCCTTGCAGTTTCACGTCCGTCGTGGGGTGGCGCTTGCTCTCCACGCGGAAGGAGGCCTGGTCCTCGGCCGGCCCCATGTGGCCCGGGCTGTAGCGCATCTCCCAGGAGCGCTTCTCTCCGGGCGCCAGCACCAGCGGGAGCCCCGAGGGCCCATGGCTGAAGGACGCGTCCTTGCCCGCCAGGTTGAGCTCCGTCACCGTCATGGGCTCCGTGCTGATGTTGTGCAGGCGCGCCAGCAGGACGCGGTCCTTGTCCACGGGAATGGAGCCGAAGTCGAGCAGCGGCGGCTCGGCCACCACGGCCTGCTCCAGCGCCTCGGCGGCCACCTGCACCGCCACGTCCGAGCAGCCCCGGCACGGCGACACCGCCAGCGCCACCTGCTTGCCACCCACCCGCCCCGGCGAGAAGGTGATGGGCAACTCGCGCTGCTCCCCCGGCCCCAGCGACAGCGGCTCCGCGGAGAACTCGTCCTTGTCCGCGCCCACCAGCTTCGGCGTCACCTCCACCCGCATGTCCGTGGGGTTGGTGACGGTGACGGTGAGCGTCTTGGCGGAGTCGGCCTCGATGCGCCCGAAGTCCAGCTTCCGCGGCGTCACGCGCGCCCACGCGTCCACGCCCATTCCCTGCAGCGGGACCCGGATCAACGGCTCCTTCTTCGAGTCCGAGCGCACCACCAGCGTGGCCGGCAGCGACCCTTCTCCCCGCGGGGTGAAGCGCACACGCAACGCGCAATCACCGCCCGGCACGAGCGAGTGCGGACCCTCGTGGGTGAAGTCCACCTGCCAGGCCCCCGCGGGACCCTCCACCCAGGCCTCGTCCACGATGATGCGGGAGCGGCCCACGTTGCGCAGCACGACCTCTGCCTCGCGCCCGTCGAAGACCGCCACCCGCTGAAAATCCACCCCTCCCGGCGTCGCCGTCAACCTTCCATCGGCGATAGCGGGGCGGTCGCGATCGGCACACCCCGTCAACACTCCCAGCACCGCGAGGACCCACAGCCCCCAGCGACTGCTCATGGCTCCCATTCCCCTTCCCCAACACCCCTGCGCCCACCCATCCCGGAACCCACACGAGGAGCCCCGTGGGATCAGGATGCGAAGCTAGGCACCCACCGTGGGGGGGGCAACGTCCACCCCTGGTCCTTTTTCCGGCATTCGAACACACCTCCGCCTTCCATACGTGGCGCTGTCCGTTTCCAGTCGGAACACGGACGCTCGCCTCCCGTGGCACGGCACGTCACTTGCGTTTCCCTCGAGAGAGGAAACGCAACGGAAGGAGAGCGTCATGAACGAGCGACAGATGCGCGACTGGATGAAGGAGAACCTTGGCCGGCTGAAGACACTGCGGGATGAGATCCGCGTGGACATCCACCTGGCCGGCATGGACGCCAAGGACAAGTGGAAGGAGTTGGAGCCCGTGGTGCGCGACGCGGAGAAGCTCGCCGACGAGGTGTCGGACGTCTCGCGCCGGGCCATGGAGGAGCTGGTGGAGAAGTTCCGCGGCTTCCGCGAGTCGGTCCGCCAGCATCGGCCGGGCGGGCAGGCCTGAGTCCCACGCAATCCCCGCGGGAAGTCGCCCGGCCCCCGCAGGCCCTGCACCATGAAGGAGTGGCCCGCGGTGCTGCAATCCCTGGAGGGACGAGCCGGACGCCGGCTCGCCTCCAGGCTCCTGGCCGACCCCTTGGAGCGCATACGCTCCATCCCCTTCCGAGACGCGGGCCACGGCCATGACGTCTTCGGGTACCCACCACCCGGTGGACTGGGACGCCGGACGCTGAACGGCGGACGGTCCGGACGACATCCCCGCAAAGAAAGCGGCGAAGTCCGCCAGATGCGGTAAGCCATGGGCTCCACGCCCCCCGGGGCCGCGGAGGGACTGCATGACGCCGGAGTCGCAGCAGAAACGTGAGCCGCGCCACTTCTCGATGATTCGCACCTTCACGCCCGCGGACTTCGTCACGTTGGGCAATGCCTTCTCGGGCGCGGGCGCCATCCTGTCGCAGATGCAGTACCTGGCCACCGGGATGCCCCACTGGCTGTGGCTCGCCTTCGGGTTGATGCCGCTGGCCTTCATCCTCGACGCCCTGGACGGACGCATCGCGCGCTGGCGCTTCCAGTCCTCGCCGCTCGGGGCGGACCTGGACTCCCTGTCGGATGTCATCTCCTTCGGCATGGCCCCCGCGGCGCTCGCCTTCGCCATGGGCATGCGCGGCGGGCTGGACGTGGCGGTGCTGCTCTACTTCGTGGGCTGCGGCATCAGCCGTCTGGCGCGCTTCAACGTCACCGCGGCCAGCCTCTCGGACGGGACGGGCAAGGTGAAGTACTTCGAGGGCACCCCCATCCCCACCAGCCTGGCCCTGGTGATGGTGCTCGCCTTCTTCTTCTGGAAGGGCCGCACCGGGGATGAGCTCCCCTTCGGCGTGTGGCACCTGGGCGCCTTCGACATGCACCCGCTGGTGCTCATCTACTTCGCCAGCGGCAGCGCGATGATCAGCAAGACGCTGCGCATCCCCAAGTTCTGAGCGACTTCGAGTTCCGAGCTACCGGATGGTGGGCCACCACTTGCGCCGGGTGAGCGCCTGGGAGGTACCGATCCCCGCCGCGAGCGCTCCCACGCGCAGCGCCGTCTGCACCAGGGTGGCCGTACCGGAGGTGTAGTCCTGCGCGGCCAGCGCCAGCACGGTGCGGAAGGCCAGCACTCCCGGCACGAGCGGGATGAAGCCGGGGATGACGAAGATGCTGGTGGGCATGCGCAGCACGTACGAGATGGGCTCGGACAGGAGCACGATGGCGAACCCCGCGAGGAACATGGCGCCCTCGGGAGGCATGGCCGGTGCGAGCAGCGCGGAGCCACCGCGCACGGCGTAGCCCACCGCCCCCACGAGGGCACACGGCAGCAGCGCCCGGCGGGGCACGTCGAAGAGCACCGCGAAGCCGACGGTGGCGGCGAGCGCGAAGAGGATGGCGAGCACGAGCGGCGGCGGCGCGTTGGTGGAGAGCGCCAGATCGAGGCCGGAGACGAGCAGCACCACGTACAGTCCCGCTCCGACGACCGCGACGACGAGCGCGGCGGAGGTCGCCCGCGACAGGCCGGAGAGGGTGTCCCCGCGGAACAGGTCGGCCACGGAGCTGACCATGAGGACCCCCGGCACCAGGAGGAGCACCGAGGCGGCCAGGGCGAGCCCTGGCTCGGGCGTTCCCAGCACGCGCGCCCCCATCAGCCCGAGGCCCGCGGCCAACAACGTCACCAGGAACGTCATCGCCAGCCGGCCCATCTGCAGGCAGCCCAGCCACTCACGCAACGCCTGCCCCGCGCCGGACGCCACGCCCGCCACCCCGGCGTCGATGGCATTACCGCCAAAGAGGAGCGCGAAGCAGGCGCAGGCCATGCCCACGGCCAGGACCGTGAGGACATCTCCGAAGCGCCTGGGCGCGCGGGCGATCCGCTCCAGCTCTTCACGCAGCTGCGCCCGGCTCAGCTCACCCGAGCCCGCGCGCTCGGCGAGCGCGTTGACGGCGGCGACGCGGTTCAGGTCGATGCCCGTCTTCAACACGCGCACGATGCGGGTGCGGTGCAGCTCGCGGGCAAGGGCCGTGGTCACGATGCCGGTGGGCGTGGCGAACACGTCCAGCCGCTCGGCGCCCAGGGCGGTGCCGAAGCGGATGACGGTCTCCTCCACCCGGGCCATGTTGGCGCCGTTCTCCAGCATGATCTGCCCGGCGCGAAGCGCCACGGCGAGCACTTCTCCGAGCTCCTGGTTTCCGAGGGGATGCGCGTCCATACCGGGGGGTTACTTGCCGAGCGGCCGGGTGTTGGTGACGTGGAGCCCCGCGTCCGTGGCGTAGACGAACACCTCGCTGGCGGGAGGGATGTCGATGGCGCCGCGCCGGTCTCCACCGCCGAGCGCGAAGTCCACCTCGACGCATGGTGGACCCGGGACCTCTACCACTTCATCCCGGTTCCGTGTGGAAGCGCCTACCCCACTCTTCCCCCATTGTCGCCGAGAAGCCGCTCCGGAAGTTGCTCGGGCGCCTCAATCATCGCGCTGGACGTCCACGTACAGCGGCCCGCCTTCCGGGTGGAAGGCCACCTCCAGGATCCACCCGTCGCGCTCCCAGGTGAGGACGGTGTCTCCCATCACCTCCTCGACCTCGCTCGGACCCTGGAACGCGGCCTCGAAGACCTGGCGCGTCGTCAGCCGCGAGGCCGGCACGGTCTGCTGAGGCAGGACGATCTGCCCCGAAAAGGACTGCCAGGGCAGACGCGTGGACGTGAGCCCCTCCTCGGGCCGTTGCAACGCGATGCGGAAGGACTCCACCTCCCGCTCCGCCGGAACATCGACGCGCAGGCCCCACGCGGGATAGGCCCAACACCCCCGCTTGAGCTTCTCGCGCCACGAGGCCGGTGCACCCAGTACCTCCCGAACACGGCTCCCAGGCTCTCCCAACCGGATGCCGCACAGGCTCGGGCGCGTCAGATCCAACACCAGCTTCTCGGGTCGCTCGGGCCTCGGCCAACCCCGGAAGACGATCGCTTCCACCAGGCCCATCACTGCTCGCCGAGCTGAGCCCGGCCCTCCTCGGCGCCCTCGAAGTGGATGCGCGCGCGATCCATCACGTACTCCACCGCGCGCACGTGCAGCGCCGTCTCCGCCACCGACCGGGCCGCCGCGCGCTCCTCCTTCAGCGACCGCTCCACCTCGTCCCGCGTCATCCCCAGTTCCGCCGCCACCCGGTCGAGCAGCCCGTGGATGTCCGCCTCCTCCAGCTTCAGCCCCTCCTGCTCGATGAGCGCCTTGAGCCCCAGCGAGACGCGCAACCGCCGCTCGGCCTCCATACGCTGGGCGCCATCGGCCAGCCAGGCCTGGAGATCGGCCTCCTGGTCCTCGGCGGGCACTCCCTTGAGGGAGAGGATGCGGCCCTCGGTCCGGCCCCACAGCCGGCGGATCTCCTCGTCGATGAGCGAGGCGGGCAGTTGCACCTGGGTGCGCTCGGCCACCTCGTCCAACACCCGCTGCTCGGCTTCGAGCCACAGGTCGTTGGTGAGCTGCTCCTCGAGCTCTCCGGCGATGGAGGTCATCACCTCATCCAACGTCTTCCCCCGCCCCAGGCGCGCGAGGAACTCCGGGCTCTCCTCTTCCGGCAACGTCAGCTCCCAGGCCGCCTTGATTCCCACCAGGAACTGCCCCTCCACGCCCCGGAGCCCCTCGGCCGGGTAGTCCGCGGGGAACGTCACCGGCAGCCGCACGAACTCCCCCACCTTCTGCCCCACCAACCCCTCGAAGAGGCCGGGCAGCGCCGGGCGCGGAGCCACCTCGGTCCGCAGGTCGCTCCGCACGCTGAAGGGGATGAGCTTCCCGTGGGCGAAGCCGAGGATGTCCAGCACCACCTCGTCCCCCATGGCCACCGCCTCGCCCGCCTGCCGCTCCCGGTGCTCGGCCAGCTCCCGGCGCAGCTCATGGAAACGCTCCAGCAGCGCGTCCTGGGTGATGTCCGGAGCGCGAGGCACCGTCACCTCGAGGCCCTCCAGCGAGGGGGCCTTCACCGGGGGCAGCGCCACCTCCTCGGAAGAGAGCGCTCGCACCAGCGCGCTCTGCTCCACCATCCTCCGCAGGTTGGCCTCTTCCATCGAGACGGCGGGGCGCGACTCGGGCTTCTTCTCCATGAACGTAGGATCTCCGATGCGATTCCGGGCCCAGCAAAGCAAAAGGCCCGTGGCAGTGCCACGGGCCTTCGCGAGAGCCAGAGAGAGGGAAGGCTCAGCCGAACAGGCCACCCACGAAGCTGGACACCACCGAGACCGCCGCGCCCACCTGACTGACAACGGGGATGTTGGTGGCCGCCGCGACGGAGCCGACCGCGGTGATGACGCTCGTCACCTTGGCGGTGGTGCTCGCATCCGGGTTGGCCAGGGTGGTCGCCGCCATGGTGACGTCCATCGCCGCGACGGCGACGTTCACACCCGGGGCGAAGCGGGCCGCCGCACGGCCCAGCGTACTGGCACCGGAGTGGAGGGCGGCGTTGGTGGCCGCACGCGCCGCACCGCTGGCGGCGGCGCGGAGCTCGGCCCGGGCGGCGGCGCGGGTGCCCGTGCCCATGAGGGTCCGGATCGCGCCCTCTCCACCCTTCACCGCGGTGGAGATGGCGCTCTCGGCGGCGCGAACCCCGCCGCTGTTGATGAGCCGGGAGGCCCCCGAGCGGATGCCATTCTGGAGCGCGTCCACCGAGGAGGACGCGGCGGCGTGGGCGGCCGAGCGCAGCGCACTCGACGACACGTTCGGAGCCGCGGCCCGGAAGGCGGTCTCGGCGGCGCGGAAGGCCCCGCGGTAGGTGTGCGCCGTCTTGGCGCTGAACACCGCGCCCGCGGCGGCGGCGATGTTGCGCGGCACGCCAATGCCCGACGTCACGGCCTGCAGGACGTTGCCCGTGGTGGGGTTCTCCCGCGCCTTACCGAAATCACGGGCCGCCTGGTACATGGCGAACGGGACGGCCGCGACCGAGCCGAAGGCGTTGAGCCGGTTGAGCCCGAGCGACAGGTTCGGCGGGGTCTTCTGGAACATGCCCGAGATGCCCGACGGCACCTGGATGGCGCTGGCGACGTTGTTGGAGTCCTTGACCTTCTTGTCGACGAACTCGGACGACAGGCCATGCCCGCTCCGCTGCGTACGGGCCGTGGTCCCCGACGTCGGCGTGGGCGTGGGGCGGGCCGTCTGCGTCGGACGGGCCGTCGGCGTGGCCTGGGGCCTGCGCTCCGGCGTGGGCCTGGGGCGAGGACGAGGCGGGGTGTCTCCGACGCGAGGAGCCATCGAATTCTCCAGAAATGAAGCGTTCGCCCCATTATCGAGCCAGTCCGGCCCGAGTTGCTCGCGGACCCGCGTTTCTTCAGGCTTCACGAAGAGTCACGAGCCGTTCCTCCCGAGGTGAACCCCCGTTTTCACTTCGTAGAGAAGGCGTGGCTGCCGAAGGTGGGCGTATGTTGCGCCACCTCCAGGAGGGACAGGACGAAGATGGAGTACAGGAAGGTAGCGACCGCGCTCACGATCGCGGGCTCGGACAGTGGTGGTGGAGCGGGAATCCAGGCGGATCTGCGGACCTTCGCCTTCCATCGGGTCCACGGGACCAGCGCCCTGACGGCGCTCACGGCCCAGAACACGCAGGGCGTCACCCGGGTGGACGTCATGCCCCCGGACTCGGTGGCGGCGCAGATCGACGCGGTGGCCTCGGACATCGGCATGGGCGCCGCGAAGACCGGCATGCTCGTCAACCGGGAGATCATCGCCCGGGTGGCGGAGCGGGTGAGGGCGCTCGGAATCACCCCGCTCGTCGTGGATCCGGTCATGGTGTCGCGGGCGGGCTCGCGGCTCATCGATGACGAGGCGGTGGCGGCCCTGAGGGAGCAGCTCCTCCCCCTGGCGACCCTCGTCACCCCCAACCGGCACGAGGCGCAGCTCCTCGCGGGGCTGGAGATCCAGACGCTGGAGGACATGCGGGAGGCCGCGCGCCGCGTCCACCGGTTGGGACCGAAGGCGGTGCTCGTCAAGGGAGGCGCCATGCCGGGGGCCCTGCGAGGCACCGACGTCTGGTTCGACGGCGAGCGACTGGAGACACTGCACCTGGCCTCGGTGGAGACGCGCAATACACACGGCACCGGGTGCACGCTGTCCGCGGCCATCGCCGCCAACCTGGCCCTGGGGCATGGGCTGCTCGAGGCCACCCGGCTTGGCAAGGAATACGTCACCCGGGCGCTCCAACACCCGCTCGCCGTGGGCCGGGGCAATGGGCCCATCGGGCACTTCTTTCCACTGCTCGGCGCATGAATCACGCCCGAGGTGTAGGCGCGGCTACCCGGACTCCGAGCGTACAGACTTGGATATCCGCCGGGGTGGGCCGATGATGCACCAGGGATTCCCCCCGGGACGGGTTAGCATGAGAACACGATGAGCAAAGCCGCCTCGGGTCGACGACCGGACACCACACAGGGTCGAACCCGCTCACGTGCGCTCGTGGCGGAACGAGCGCTCGAAGCCAGCAACCGTCTGCTCCGGGCGCTCGCCGAGTCTCAATCGGAGTTCATCCAGGGCAGCGGCGACGCGCACCACCTGTTCGACAAGCTGCTCACCGTACTGCTCGAGCTGACGGAGAGCGAGTACGGCTTCATCGGCGAAGTCCTCCACGACCCGGAGGGCAGGCCCTACCTGCGCAACCACTCCATCAGCAACGTCGAGTGGACGGACGAGCTGCGGGAGCTGCGCGACCTGGACACGATCTTCGGCAGCGTGCTCACCACCGGGGAGCCCGTCATCGCCAACGAGCCCGCGGAGGGCCCGCGCCGGGGAGGCTTCCCCAACGGCCACCCGCCCCTGAGGACCTTCCTCGGCCTGCCCTTCAAATCCGGGGGCGAGCTGGTGGGCATGGTGGGCATCGCCAACCGCCCTGATGGCTACGGCCCCGAGCTCGTCGAGTTCCTCCGGCCCTTCCTCACCACCTGCTGCAGCATCATCATGGGGTGGCGCAGCGAGCAGCAGCGGCGTCGCACCGAGGTGTTGCTGCGCCAGCGGGAGGAGGAGCTCCAGCGCCACCGCGACCAGCTGGAGAAGATCCTCCACAACGGCACCGCGGAGCTGCTCCAGACGACCGTGGCGCTGGAGGAGCGACAGGCGCAGCTGCTCCACTCCGAGCGGATGGCCTCCCTGGGGCAGCTCGTGGCCGGCATCGCCCATGAGATCAACAACCCCCTGGGCTACATCACCAGCAACCTGAGCACGCTCACCCAGTACCTCTCCGTCTTCATGGAGCTGCTCGAGCTCTACCGCGAGCTCGCGGCGACCCTGGGGCCGGAACAGCAGCAGGGGCCCGTCCCCGAGCTGCTCGCCCGCATCCAGTCCATCCAGCAGAAGGAGGACCTCGACTACCTCCTGGGTGACGTGAACGATCTGCTCCGCGACTCGCGCGAGGGCGCCCACCGCGTGGCGGACATCGTTCAGAGCCTGAAGGCCTTCGTGCGCGAGGACTCCGGACAGCCGGAGCTGGTCGACGTGAACAAGGAGCTGGCGACCACGCTCAAGGTGGTGTGGAACCAGCTCAAGTACCGGACCGAGGTGCGGTGCGACTACGGGCCGGTGCCACCCATCCTCGGCCGCCCCGCCCAGCTCAACCAGGTCTTCACCCACCTGCTGCTCAACGCCGTGCAGGCCATCCCGGAGCGCGGGGTCATCCAGATCTCCACCCTGCGCGAGGGCAACGAGGTCCTGGTGCGCATCTCCGACACGGGACAGGGCATGACGAGAGAGGTCCTCGCCAGGCTCTTCACCCCGTTCTTCACCACCAAGCCTCCAGGCAAGGGCACCGGGCTGGGCCTGTCCATCAGCTACGGCATCATGTCGCGCCACAACGGCCGCATCGAGGTGAGGAGCCAGTACGGACAGGGAAGCACCTTCACGCTCCGCTTCCCCATCGCCCAGGATCTCTGACGGGCAGCGGGCCCTCCCGGCGTCACATTCGGGACGAGCGGCCTCTCTCTACATGCTCGCAGCGTGACCCACACGCCCCGTGAAGAATGAAAAAAAGAAGCAACACGAAACGTGTCACTTGCGATATTCTAATGGCCGCTTTTCTCGGCCCGTGAGACCGGAGGCTCTCGCATGTGGATTGAGACCATCGTCATGCCCCGCGAAGAGCCCGCCGAGTATCGCCCCGCCCCGCGGCGAGACCGATCGGCCGTCTATTCGGCGGCGTGCGCCGAGGGAGAACAGTTCCGGGACTCCGTCCTGAGCTACCTCCAATCCCATCAGTTGATGGACGCGGTGAAATGGGTGAGCGATCCCGGCCTCATTCCCATGGTGACACTCCACTGCACCTCCAGTGTGCTGGAGCAGTTGCAGAAGGAGCCGCGCTTCGAGGCGGGCCGCTCCCTGATGGTCGCGGTCTACTGAAGGACTCGCCCTACCCGCCCCCACATCGATCGAGCGATGTGGTGTGAGCCAGGGCCAGGGCCCGCGGCCGCTCCCGGGGCAGGCCGCCGAGCGAGACGAGCGAGGTTCTGTTATTCAAAGAATCCATGACGGACACGCTCAGATACGTTCCGGACGCCAACCTGGATGCCACGCTGGTCTCGCCGGCCTCGCGGACCGGAGACGTCTCCGTACCGCGAAACGTCCCGGTGGCCGCCTCCGCCCGGCGCAGCACGGTGCTCCCCCGGATCGAGTGGAACGGGGATCGCCCCGACGTGGTGCCCTTCGAGCGTGAGCGCTTCGAGGAGGTCCGCCAGCTGGGACAGGGCGGCATGGGCGAGGTGGTGCTGCTCAAGGACAACGACATCGAGCGGATGGTGGCCCTCAAGCGCCTGCCCGAGGGGTCCGATCTGGATCGCGTGCTCCGGTTCGTGGAGGAGATCCGCACCGCCGGGCAGTTGGATCATCCGAACATCGTCCCGGTGCACGACGTCGGCATCGACCACCTC contains:
- the thiD gene encoding bifunctional hydroxymethylpyrimidine kinase/phosphomethylpyrimidine kinase, which codes for MEYRKVATALTIAGSDSGGGAGIQADLRTFAFHRVHGTSALTALTAQNTQGVTRVDVMPPDSVAAQIDAVASDIGMGAAKTGMLVNREIIARVAERVRALGITPLVVDPVMVSRAGSRLIDDEAVAALREQLLPLATLVTPNRHEAQLLAGLEIQTLEDMREAARRVHRLGPKAVLVKGGAMPGALRGTDVWFDGERLETLHLASVETRNTHGTGCTLSAAIAANLALGHGLLEATRLGKEYVTRALQHPLAVGRGNGPIGHFFPLLGA
- a CDS encoding ATP-binding protein encodes the protein MAERALEASNRLLRALAESQSEFIQGSGDAHHLFDKLLTVLLELTESEYGFIGEVLHDPEGRPYLRNHSISNVEWTDELRELRDLDTIFGSVLTTGEPVIANEPAEGPRRGGFPNGHPPLRTFLGLPFKSGGELVGMVGIANRPDGYGPELVEFLRPFLTTCCSIIMGWRSEQQRRRTEVLLRQREEELQRHRDQLEKILHNGTAELLQTTVALEERQAQLLHSERMASLGQLVAGIAHEINNPLGYITSNLSTLTQYLSVFMELLELYRELAATLGPEQQQGPVPELLARIQSIQQKEDLDYLLGDVNDLLRDSREGAHRVADIVQSLKAFVREDSGQPELVDVNKELATTLKVVWNQLKYRTEVRCDYGPVPPILGRPAQLNQVFTHLLLNAVQAIPERGVIQISTLREGNEVLVRISDTGQGMTREVLARLFTPFFTTKPPGKGTGLGLSISYGIMSRHNGRIEVRSQYGQGSTFTLRFPIAQDL